A stretch of Planktothrix serta PCC 8927 DNA encodes these proteins:
- a CDS encoding nitrate reductase associated protein: MNNLFQFEQDFVESLHCIPMVVRYKLDTCGVKLKLEHWNKFSQDARQQLVQNSISTPEEIMAYRSLLYELAEQYTDIPLKDLPIDDYPPWLETTGLPNVVQQKTEEVGVNITLKQWQDLTPLQRFALLKLSRPSHENKNFLPALREFKILEKSL; this comes from the coding sequence ATGAATAATCTATTTCAATTTGAACAAGATTTTGTTGAATCTTTGCACTGTATTCCGATGGTTGTCAGGTATAAACTGGATACCTGTGGGGTTAAGTTAAAACTGGAACATTGGAATAAATTTAGTCAGGATGCTCGTCAACAGTTAGTGCAAAATTCGATCAGTACACCGGAAGAAATTATGGCTTATCGAAGTTTATTGTATGAATTAGCAGAACAATATACTGATATTCCTCTTAAGGATTTACCGATTGATGATTATCCTCCTTGGTTAGAAACAACCGGATTACCGAATGTGGTGCAGCAAAAAACCGAGGAAGTTGGTGTTAATATTACCTTAAAACAATGGCAAGATTTAACTCCATTACAACGATTTGCTTTACTAAAGTTAAGCCGTCCTAGTCATGAAAATAAAAATTTCTTACCCGCTTTAAGGGAATTTAAAATTTTAGAAAAGAGTCTCTAG
- the corA gene encoding magnesium/cobalt transporter CorA has protein sequence MPPIDSIVDEDEEESNLDYFYDDPGTPPGTLDVEADDPPPEMVLIDYNEAMATRLKLTNPEECTPYLDTHSVSWLDILGLGNQDTWERMAKVFNLHPIALEDVVNVPQRPKVVEYDDQLVIVAWMVTLKPGDDPLHKEQVSIILGKNYLLTVQEEPEYDCLQPVRDRIRYNQGLIRKQGADYLAYAILDAIIDGFFPVLEEYGDMLEDLEDQVVFNPIPKDLAKIYSIRRDLFTLRRAIWAQREAINVLIRDGSDVISPEVRVYLRDCYDHTILVRDMVETYRELSSDLMGIYMSSISNKMNEIMKLLTVISTIFIPLTFVAGVYGMNFNPDTSPLNMPELNWYWGYPVCLGLMFMIALALFFFFWRRGWFNSFVQPQNEDSSS, from the coding sequence ATGCCCCCAATAGATTCTATTGTTGATGAGGATGAAGAAGAATCGAATTTAGATTATTTTTATGATGATCCGGGCACACCTCCAGGAACATTAGATGTTGAAGCGGATGATCCACCTCCTGAAATGGTTTTAATTGATTATAATGAGGCGATGGCGACTCGTTTAAAATTAACAAACCCGGAAGAATGCACGCCTTATTTAGATACTCATTCTGTCTCTTGGTTAGATATTTTAGGGTTAGGAAATCAAGACACTTGGGAGCGGATGGCGAAGGTGTTTAATTTACATCCGATTGCTTTAGAAGATGTGGTGAATGTTCCCCAACGTCCTAAAGTAGTGGAATATGATGATCAACTGGTAATTGTCGCCTGGATGGTAACACTCAAACCCGGTGACGATCCTCTACATAAAGAACAAGTTAGTATTATATTAGGAAAAAATTATCTGTTGACGGTACAAGAAGAACCCGAATATGATTGTTTACAACCTGTACGCGATCGCATTCGTTATAATCAAGGCCTCATTCGGAAACAAGGGGCTGATTATTTAGCTTATGCCATCTTAGATGCAATTATTGATGGATTTTTCCCAGTCTTAGAAGAATATGGAGATATGTTAGAAGACTTAGAAGATCAGGTTGTATTCAATCCTATTCCTAAAGACTTGGCTAAAATTTATAGTATTCGTCGAGATTTATTTACCCTGCGACGGGCAATTTGGGCGCAACGAGAAGCGATTAATGTATTAATTCGAGATGGAAGTGATGTGATTAGTCCCGAAGTTCGCGTTTACTTACGAGATTGTTATGATCATACGATTTTAGTTCGAGATATGGTCGAAACCTATCGAGAATTATCTTCCGATTTAATGGGAATTTATATGTCTTCTATTAGTAACAAAATGAATGAAATTATGAAATTGCTGACGGTGATTTCTACGATTTTTATTCCCCTAACCTTTGTGGCTGGGGTATACGGGATGAATTTTAATCCTGATACTTCCCCTTTAAATATGCCAGAACTCAATTGGTATTGGGGCTATCCGGTTTGTTTGGGACTGATGTTTATGATTGCTTTAGCCTTATTCTTTTTCTTTTGGCGACGAGGTTGGTTTAATAGCTTTGTCCAGCCTCAAAATGAAGATTCTTCTTCCTAA
- a CDS encoding Uma2 family endonuclease, producing MITSEPIILSFKNVTLSNDQFYQLCQDNENWQLERTAKGELIIMPPVGGVSGNRESDLNADLVIWNRQTQLGKVFSSSTIFRLPNGGDRSPDVAWVEKERWELLTAEEQEKFPPLCPDFVIELRSRTDSLTQLQAKMQEYLNSGLRLGWLINPQAQQVEIYRPHQTVEIVPLPTTLSGENVLPEFILNLPLF from the coding sequence ATGATTACTTCAGAACCTATTATTTTAAGTTTCAAAAATGTCACCTTAAGCAACGATCAATTTTATCAACTTTGCCAAGATAATGAAAATTGGCAACTAGAAAGAACAGCTAAAGGAGAATTAATAATTATGCCCCCCGTTGGTGGAGTCAGTGGTAATCGAGAATCAGATTTGAATGCTGATTTAGTAATTTGGAATCGTCAAACTCAACTCGGAAAAGTGTTTAGTTCTTCAACTATCTTTCGTTTACCGAATGGTGGCGATCGCTCTCCTGATGTGGCTTGGGTTGAGAAGGAACGTTGGGAATTACTAACAGCAGAAGAACAAGAAAAATTCCCCCCCTTATGTCCTGATTTTGTGATTGAATTACGCTCTCGTACTGACTCCCTAACCCAACTTCAAGCAAAAATGCAGGAATATCTTAACAGTGGTTTGCGTTTAGGTTGGTTAATTAATCCTCAAGCACAACAAGTAGAAATTTATCGTCCTCATCAAACCGTTGAAATTGTCCCATTACCCACAACTTTATCAGGGGAAAATGTATTACCAGAATTTATTTTAAACTTACCTCTATTTTAA